Part of the Fundidesulfovibrio terrae genome is shown below.
CCCTGGAGCATGGGCCTTCTTCAGTGCATGGGGCAGGAAAATGAGGATTATTCAAGATAGATGCCTAGCCAGGGCTCCGCTGGCTAGGCATACACCGCCTTTTGGCGGATCGTTGGCTCTGACCTGCTCGGCTCTTTTCGGACCAGCTGAGGCTTGAGGGTGCTTGGAGGGAGCCCGGCGGTCCACGTCCCGTTGAAATGTTGGTCAAAGTACATATTGATCAACACTTCAGGGCGAAGCCGTTGCCGAAAGCAGCTTCCAGGGAATTTCAGCTTCGGCAAGCTCTTCAGACACTTGATCGCTTCTGGCGTGACCAGCAGATGAGCTTGGGAATGCTTCTTTGCTCATTGTGGCTTTCTTTCAAAGCTGGAAGTATTCAATACACGATGGAGCTGAGGAAGCCGTTTATGAAGATGAAAATCCGTTGTTTGTCTATGAAATAGCCCCAGTGCTCCTCGACAATACGATTGTTGTCTCCGGTAGAGATGATCTTGCGAAATTGCGGCTCGCCGCACTTGGCCAATACAACCGCCTGGTGATCGCCTGTGGAAGCAATCCCATTCGTGCAGATCATGGAATCCGCCCGGGCATCACCCGGAGCACACGCCAGAGTGAGGACAAGGGCTAGCCAGAGGATCGGGGCCAATCTTCGCGCCCCGTGTCCCTTCTTCTCCAGTTCGAGTTTCAGTTTCATCAACTCACCCTCGAAGTTATATAAGGTTTCATAGCGTACAAAACATTTACGCGTGAGTATTTCTGTTTGTCAACGCGGTGGTCGATGGCCGGGCGAGGGCGGGTTGAAAACCGACGAGATTCTAAACCCTTCTGGTTGGCCTGGGCGTTATTTCCCCACGAGCAACGCCAGACCGTTGTAACCGGGCCCGTGCCGGGATATCTGAAAAAGGTTGGCGGTGGACAGGCGGCGACAGAAAACCTTAATCTCCTCTAACCCAGGAATGATTCAAAGAGTGAGACAATGCCTGAAGAGCGTGCGGACACCACCAGGTCAAAGGCCCTCGAGACTTGCAATGGGGCCGAATCCCTTGTCGCCACCCTGGTCGAGAGCGGGGTGGAAGTGTGTTTTGCCAATCCGGGCACCTCTGAAATGCATTTCGTCAGCGCGCTCGATCGCATCCCCGGCTTGCGTCCGGTGCTCTGTCTGTTCGAGGGCGTGGCGACAGGCGCGGCCGACGGCTACGCCCGCATGACGGGCAAGCCGGCCTGCACCCTGCTCCACCTCGGCCCGGGTTTCGCCAACGGTATGGCCAACATACACAACGCCCGCCGCGCGCAGTCGCCCATGGTGAACATCGTCGGCGACCACGCCACCTACCATGAACGCTACAACGCGCCGCTGAACTCGAACATCAATGGTTTTGTCGAAGCCATTTCCCATTGGGCGCACCGGTCGCGAAGCCCCCGCACCGTGGCGGCCGATGCCGCGCGCGCGGTGCAGGCCGCCCGTCAGGCGCCTGGGCAGGTGGCAACCCTGATCCTGCCCGCTGATACAGCCTGGCTGCCGGCGGAACGCCCCTCACCCCGGCTCGAGGTCGACCCTCCCTCGAAGGTCTCCGAGGGGGCCCTCGACGCTGCGGCACAGGCCCTGACCAGCGGCAAAAAAACTGCGATCCTCATGCGCGGCGCCGTGCTCCACGGAGACGGGCTTCAGGCTGCCGGGCGTATTGTCGCCAGAACGGGGAGCACGCTCTTCTGCGACACCTTCCCCCCTCGTTTGCGGAGCGGAGCCGGTTCGCCGGTCGTCGAAATGCTTCCGTACCGCGGCAAGGACATTCTCCGGCGTCTGGGCGGCTTTGAGCAGCTACTGCTGGTCGGCGCCGAGCCCCCGGTGTCCTTCTTCGCCTATCCCAACCAGGAGAGCTGGCTGACACCGTCTGAATGCGAAATTCTGACGCTGTCCCACCCCCATGAGGATGGCAGCGCCGCGCTGGCCGCCCTGGCCGAGGCGATAGGCGCACCCGCGGCGGGTTCCGGAGCTTCTTTTGAGCCGCCCGCCCTTCCGCCGCCCGGCCCGCTCACGGCAGAAGGCGTCATGCGCATCGTCGCCGCGCTGTTGCCGGAAAACGCCGTTGTCACCGATGAAGGGATCACGTCCACGCTCCCATATGCTTCCCTGCTCACCAGGGCGGCGCCCCACGACTACCTTCCGATCACGGGCGGCTCCATCGGCGACATCCTGCCCCTGAGCACGGGCGCGGCCGTTGCCGCGCCGCATCGCAAGGTCGTCTGCCTGGAGGGCGACGGCAGCGCCATGTATACCCTGCAGGCCCTTTGGACCCAGGCCAGAGAACGGCTCGACGTTGTCACGGTGATTTATGCCAACAGGTCGTATGCCGTTCTGGATCAGGAGTTGCGCCTGGTCCAGGCGGCGTCCCAAGGGGAGCGGGCCCGGTCCTTGCTCGACCTGCATAATCCTTCCCTCGATTGGATCAAGCTG
Proteins encoded:
- a CDS encoding DUF2845 domain-containing protein codes for the protein MKLKLELEKKGHGARRLAPILWLALVLTLACAPGDARADSMICTNGIASTGDHQAVVLAKCGEPQFRKIISTGDNNRIVEEHWGYFIDKQRIFIFINGFLSSIVY
- a CDS encoding acetolactate synthase large subunit, translating into MPEERADTTRSKALETCNGAESLVATLVESGVEVCFANPGTSEMHFVSALDRIPGLRPVLCLFEGVATGAADGYARMTGKPACTLLHLGPGFANGMANIHNARRAQSPMVNIVGDHATYHERYNAPLNSNINGFVEAISHWAHRSRSPRTVAADAARAVQAARQAPGQVATLILPADTAWLPAERPSPRLEVDPPSKVSEGALDAAAQALTSGKKTAILMRGAVLHGDGLQAAGRIVARTGSTLFCDTFPPRLRSGAGSPVVEMLPYRGKDILRRLGGFEQLLLVGAEPPVSFFAYPNQESWLTPSECEILTLSHPHEDGSAALAALAEAIGAPAAGSGASFEPPALPPPGPLTAEGVMRIVAALLPENAVVTDEGITSTLPYASLLTRAAPHDYLPITGGSIGDILPLSTGAAVAAPHRKVVCLEGDGSAMYTLQALWTQARERLDVVTVIYANRSYAVLDQELRLVQAASQGERARSLLDLHNPSLDWIKLAGGMGVQAVRADTTQAFAGAFAAALRESGPCLIEAVM